Proteins found in one Amycolatopsis umgeniensis genomic segment:
- the ctaD gene encoding cytochrome c oxidase subunit I, with protein sequence MTTVKTSPRPEVIRFGGRPHAPKGSVFLNVVRTTDHKTIGLLYLGTSMLFFLAGGFMALLMRGELGRPGLQFLSQEQYNQLFTMHGTIMLLLYATPNLFAFANYILPLQIGSPDVAFPRLNAFSYWLYLFGGTMTLASFVTPGGAPDFGWTAYTPLSAAAHAPGVGADLWIMGLIVSGLGTILGAVNMITTILCLRGPGMTMWRMPLFTWNILFTTILILIAFPILTAALFALEADRRLGAHVFDPANGGVILWQHLFWFFGHPEVYIVALPYFGIVTEIVPVFSRKPLFGYRTMVFATIAITALSIAVWAHHMFATGAVLLPFFSVMTFLIAVPTGIKFFNWIGTMWKGQLTFESPMLWSVGFMVTFLLGGLTGIILASPPLDFHVHDSYFVVAHFHYVLFGTIVFATFAGIYFWFPKMTGRMLDERLAKWHFWTTFLGFHTTFLVQHWLGDEGMPRRYADYLTSDGFTTLNTISTIGAFLLGASVLPFLWNVVRSYRFGEVVEVDDPWGHGNSLEWATTCPPPRHNFLDLPRIRSERPAFELHYPHMVPRLRAEGHSSRPKE encoded by the coding sequence GTGACCACAGTGAAGACATCGCCCCGACCGGAGGTCATCCGCTTCGGCGGGCGGCCTCACGCCCCCAAAGGCTCTGTATTCCTCAACGTCGTCCGCACCACCGACCACAAGACGATCGGCCTGCTCTATCTCGGCACCTCGATGCTCTTCTTCCTCGCCGGTGGATTCATGGCGTTGCTGATGCGCGGCGAACTCGGCAGGCCGGGACTGCAGTTCCTTTCCCAGGAGCAGTACAACCAGCTGTTCACCATGCACGGCACGATCATGCTGCTGCTGTACGCGACACCGAACTTGTTCGCCTTCGCCAACTACATCCTCCCGTTGCAGATCGGTTCGCCCGACGTCGCTTTCCCCCGGCTGAACGCGTTCTCGTACTGGCTGTACCTCTTCGGCGGCACGATGACGCTCGCCTCGTTCGTCACGCCGGGCGGCGCCCCCGACTTCGGCTGGACGGCGTACACCCCGCTTTCGGCCGCAGCGCACGCGCCGGGAGTGGGCGCCGATCTGTGGATCATGGGGCTGATCGTGTCCGGGCTGGGGACGATCCTCGGCGCGGTCAACATGATCACGACGATCCTCTGCCTGCGCGGGCCCGGGATGACCATGTGGCGAATGCCGTTGTTCACCTGGAACATCCTCTTCACCACGATCCTGATCCTCATCGCCTTCCCGATCCTCACCGCCGCGCTGTTCGCGCTGGAAGCCGACAGACGGCTGGGCGCGCACGTCTTCGACCCGGCCAACGGCGGGGTGATCCTGTGGCAGCACCTGTTCTGGTTCTTCGGTCATCCCGAGGTCTACATCGTCGCGTTGCCGTATTTCGGCATCGTGACCGAGATCGTGCCGGTGTTCAGCCGGAAACCGTTGTTCGGCTACCGGACCATGGTGTTCGCGACGATCGCGATCACCGCGTTGTCGATCGCGGTCTGGGCGCATCACATGTTCGCCACCGGCGCCGTCCTGCTGCCGTTCTTCTCGGTCATGACTTTCCTCATCGCGGTGCCGACCGGGATCAAGTTCTTCAACTGGATCGGCACGATGTGGAAGGGACAGCTGACCTTCGAGTCGCCGATGCTGTGGTCGGTCGGGTTCATGGTGACGTTCCTGCTCGGCGGGCTGACCGGGATCATCCTCGCCTCCCCGCCGCTGGACTTCCATGTGCACGACAGCTATTTCGTGGTCGCGCATTTCCACTACGTGCTGTTCGGCACGATCGTGTTCGCCACCTTCGCCGGGATCTACTTCTGGTTCCCCAAGATGACCGGCCGGATGCTCGACGAGCGGCTCGCGAAATGGCACTTCTGGACCACGTTCCTCGGCTTCCACACCACTTTCCTCGTCCAGCACTGGCTCGGTGACGAAGGTATGCCGCGCCGCTACGCCGACTACCTCACCTCGGACGGATTCACCACGCTCAACACGATTTCCACGATCGGTGCGTTCCTGCTGGGTGCTTCGGTGCTGCCGTTCCTCTGGAACGTCGTTCGCAGCTACCGGTTCGGGGAGGTGGTCGAAGTCGACGACCCGTGGGGACACGGGAACTCCCTGGAATGGGCGACGACCTGTCCGCCTCCCCGGCACAACTTCCTCGATCTGCCGAGAATCCGGTCCGAACGGCCGGCGTTCGAACTCCACTACCCCCACATGGTCCCGCGGCTGCGCGCCGAGGGGCACTCGAGCCGACCGAAGGAATGA
- a CDS encoding nucleotide disphospho-sugar-binding domain-containing protein → MGRFLFVTPPLTGHVNPAVGVAAALTARGHQIAWAGQPEIIRRLAGDGARVFPCAVPRGLPERDAGLKGPAAFRFLWEEFLIPLAEAMAPGVRTAIGRFRPQVVVADQQAIAGGLVADGLGLPWVTSATTSAELVDPLAGMPKVAAWVDDLLGDLRTRIDGGPADPRMSPHGVLAFTTRELLGAAALPKRVRLVGPSIGGRAPTGDFPWDRLDPAVPTVFVTLGTANADAAGKFLEAAARGLAAIAGIRTVIADPGGAVGPVGDKVLVMPQVPQMALLARVDAVVCHGGHNTVCESLWHGVPLVVAPIRDDQPIVAGQVVDAGAGVRLRFGRVKPERIASAVTRVLDDPAYRSAAEKVGASFREAGGAATAADHLEALLGG, encoded by the coding sequence GTGGGCAGATTCCTCTTCGTCACCCCGCCGCTGACCGGGCACGTCAACCCGGCGGTGGGAGTCGCGGCGGCCCTGACCGCGCGCGGGCACCAGATCGCCTGGGCGGGGCAGCCGGAGATCATCCGGCGGCTCGCGGGCGACGGCGCCCGGGTGTTCCCGTGCGCCGTCCCGCGAGGCCTGCCCGAACGCGACGCGGGCCTCAAGGGACCGGCGGCGTTCCGGTTCCTGTGGGAGGAGTTCCTGATCCCGCTGGCCGAGGCGATGGCGCCCGGCGTCCGCACCGCGATCGGCCGGTTCCGCCCGCAGGTGGTGGTCGCCGACCAGCAGGCCATCGCCGGCGGTCTCGTCGCCGACGGGCTCGGCCTGCCGTGGGTCACCTCCGCGACGACGTCCGCGGAACTCGTCGACCCCCTCGCCGGGATGCCGAAGGTGGCGGCTTGGGTCGACGACCTCCTCGGCGATCTGCGGACTCGGATCGACGGCGGCCCCGCCGACCCCCGGATGTCCCCGCACGGCGTGCTCGCGTTCACCACCCGGGAACTGCTCGGCGCGGCCGCGCTGCCGAAACGGGTCCGGCTGGTCGGCCCGTCGATCGGCGGGCGCGCGCCCACCGGCGACTTCCCGTGGGACCGGCTCGACCCGGCGGTGCCGACGGTGTTCGTCACCCTCGGGACCGCGAACGCCGACGCCGCGGGGAAGTTCCTCGAGGCGGCGGCGCGGGGGCTGGCGGCGATCGCCGGGATCCGGACCGTGATCGCCGATCCCGGCGGTGCCGTGGGACCGGTGGGGGACAAGGTGCTCGTGATGCCGCAGGTGCCCCAGATGGCGCTGCTGGCGCGCGTGGACGCCGTCGTCTGCCACGGCGGGCACAACACCGTCTGCGAAAGCCTGTGGCACGGCGTCCCGCTGGTGGTCGCGCCGATCCGGGACGACCAGCCGATCGTCGCCGGACAGGTGGTCGACGCGGGCGCCGGCGTCCGGCTGCGGTTCGGCCGCGTGAAACCCGAACGGATCGCGTCCGCCGTGACCAGGGTGCTGGACGATCCGGCGTATCGCTCGGCCGCCGAAAAGGTGGGCGCCTCGTTCCGGGAAGCGGGCGGCGCCGCGACGGCCGCCGATCACCTGGAGGCTCTGCTGGGCGGCTGA
- a CDS encoding alpha/beta fold hydrolase, with the protein MAKIRVGALDVHVQRLGPSDGDAPIVVFVHGLLTDSLASYYFTLGPAFAAQGIDVVMYDLRGHGRTTRPATGYRLEEFVTDLDGLLTTLGIDRPVHVVGNSFGGSVAFGFAAGRPERVASVTAIEAEPPVRAWIGHMAEGLADAENRLAHDEVIGWIAENHGAHTARLSKSAYKILAATTLAEDIPRSRVIGDDLAAVRCPVFALFGDLSGLAAQVPDLEANLARCRTVVLPDQGHSVLVERTDETSELILGWVREHSRETVA; encoded by the coding sequence ATGGCCAAGATCCGGGTGGGCGCGCTCGACGTCCATGTCCAGCGTCTCGGGCCCTCGGACGGTGACGCGCCGATCGTGGTGTTCGTCCACGGCCTCCTCACCGACAGCCTGGCGAGCTACTACTTCACCCTGGGACCCGCCTTCGCGGCGCAAGGCATAGACGTCGTCATGTACGACCTTCGCGGGCACGGGCGCACGACGCGGCCCGCCACCGGCTACCGGCTGGAGGAGTTCGTCACCGATCTCGACGGCCTGCTCACCACGCTCGGGATCGACCGGCCGGTCCACGTGGTCGGGAACTCGTTCGGCGGATCGGTCGCCTTCGGTTTCGCGGCCGGGCGTCCCGAACGCGTCGCCAGCGTCACCGCCATCGAGGCGGAGCCGCCGGTGCGAGCCTGGATCGGGCATATGGCCGAGGGGCTCGCCGACGCCGAGAACCGGCTGGCGCACGACGAAGTGATCGGCTGGATCGCCGAGAACCACGGCGCGCACACCGCGCGGCTGTCGAAATCGGCGTACAAGATCCTGGCGGCGACGACCTTGGCCGAAGACATCCCGCGCAGCCGGGTCATCGGCGACGACCTCGCGGCGGTGCGGTGCCCGGTGTTCGCGCTGTTCGGCGATCTGTCCGGGCTTGCGGCGCAGGTCCCGGACCTGGAGGCGAACCTCGCCCGCTGTCGCACGGTCGTGCTGCCCGACCAGGGGCATTCGGTGCTGGTCGAGCGCACCGACGAGACGTCGGAACTGATCCTGGGCTGGGTCCGCGAACACTCGCGCGAAACGGTGGCCTAG
- a CDS encoding bifunctional nuclease family protein, translating to MIPMDVEGMAVLAPEAAPVMLLREREGERRWLAITIGGPEASAVALAQEKIRLPRPGTIELIGQVVESFGHRVTGVEVTALRDGIFFADLVLDSGIRVSARPSDAVAIGLRAGVVIKVADSVLEVASVRVEIVGSGPDAELPSVPSDPVAQEREVEEFRAALDKIVPEDFGDLPPEPPSGPPK from the coding sequence ATGATCCCGATGGACGTCGAGGGGATGGCAGTGCTGGCTCCGGAAGCGGCACCGGTGATGTTGCTGCGGGAGCGGGAGGGCGAACGCCGCTGGCTGGCGATCACGATCGGCGGCCCCGAGGCGAGCGCGGTGGCGCTCGCGCAGGAGAAGATCCGGCTGCCCCGCCCCGGCACGATAGAACTGATCGGCCAGGTGGTCGAGTCCTTCGGGCACCGGGTCACCGGGGTCGAGGTCACCGCGCTGCGCGACGGCATCTTCTTCGCCGACCTGGTACTCGATTCCGGCATCCGCGTCTCGGCCCGGCCGAGCGACGCGGTCGCGATCGGCTTGCGCGCCGGGGTGGTGATCAAGGTGGCGGACTCGGTACTGGAAGTCGCTTCGGTGCGGGTCGAGATCGTCGGGTCCGGGCCCGACGCGGAACTGCCGTCGGTGCCGTCGGATCCGGTCGCGCAGGAACGGGAGGTGGAGGAGTTCCGGGCCGCGCTGGACAAGATCGTGCCCGAGGACTTCGGGGACCTGCCGCCCGAACCGCCCTCCGGCCCGCCGAAGTAG
- a CDS encoding carboxyl transferase domain-containing protein, producing the protein MFSRVAIVNRGEAAMRLIHAVRELSAETGQRIETVALYTDADRSATFVREADLSHNLGPASARPYLDFAVLERALTETGADAAWVGWGFVAEDPAFAELCERLGVTFIGPSADAMRQLGDKIGAKLIAEEVGVPVAPWSRGAVADLDAAIKAAEEIGYPLMLKATAGGGGRGIRVITSADELEDAYERTSLEAERAFGSGVVFLERLVTGARHVEVQVIADGQGTAWALGVRDCSVQRRNQKIIEESASPVLSPEQADELKRSAERLALAVDYRGAGTVEFLYHPGDKLFAFLEVNTRLQVEHPITELTTGMDLVKAQLHVASGGKLEGPQPAEFGHAVEARLNAEDPDRDFAPSPGRIARLDLPSGPGIRVDTGVSEGDTIPADFDSMIAKIIAYGRDRDEALGRLRRAMAQTTVIIEGGATNKSFVLDLLDQPEVIDGSADTGWIDRVRGEGKLVTHRHSAIALAAAAIEAYEDEEAVERQRLLSTAHGGRPQVQHESGRPLDLKLRGAAYRVSVARIGHRRFRVGVSAGGDIHPADVEVDRFDEHTGQITVNGTRFRLVTGTHGPIHLVEVDGVTHRISRDEGGVVRSPAPALVVATPLEVGAEVEAGAPVLVLESMKMETVLRAPFRAKLRECVVSVGSQVETGAPLLRLEPLADGDEEAAEDTGSVEIELPVEPDGASATQRITRGQQDLRSLLLGFDVDPHDERRTLSAYLAARDEVEANGDRPLEGEVELLTVFADLSELIRNKPAREEAKTDTRVHSAREFFHTYLQSLDVERAGLSESFQNKLKKVLAHYGIDDLERTPELEEAVFRIFLAQQRTASDVAIVTALLRQWLTEAQPFESMREPAGKALEQLIAATQLRFPVVSDLARSVVFRWFAQPLLRRTRAEVYSEVRKHLRHLDRHPDSPDRAERIASMLASAQPLVRLLGQRIGRPGTDHTPLLEVLSRRYYGNRALTGVGQVTVGGCTFVTGDYTDEDERFHMATTAVDRAGLPGAIKAVADLAAGLPADSDVEADLYLTWDDESADDDVMAAGLREVLTAESLPSRIRRITTTVAGHSGAVMHHHFTFRPSSTGFSEERLIRGLHPLIAQRMQLQRLANFDLTRLPSGDEDVYLFKCVAPMNPSDQRLVALAQVRDLTPLRDNDGKLLALPAVEGTLAGCLDAIREVQAKLPPKKRFDTNRIMLYVWPTSELTGEELNTVAQRVQPSTAGAGLEEVQFLGRQRDRVTGDVAEVAVRIGYDVSGGVQMSLSEPTTEPILPLDDYHQNVLRARRRDTVYPYELTKMLGSFTEYDMDDSNTLVPVDRKKGRNTAAIVAGVVTTPTERHPEGVKRVVLLGDPTKALGALSEPECSRVIAALDLAERLRVPLEWYALSAGARISMESGTENMDWVAAALKRIVHFTQDGGEINIVVAGINVGAQPYWNAEATMLMHTKGILVMTPDSAMVLTGKQSLDFSGGVSAEDNFGIGGYDRVMGPNGQAQYWAPNLAAARDVLMSHYDHTYVAPDETGPRKAVTNDPIDRDVSPFPHAAVDSDFTTVGQIFSREANPDRKKPFDIRTVMRALSDQDHPVLERWPGMADAETAAVQDVHLGGRPVCLLGIESRSVPRRGFPPTDGPDTYTAGTLFPRSSKKAARAINAASGNRPLVVLANLSGFDGSPESMRKLQLEYGAEIGRAIVNFEGPIVFTVISRYHGGAFVVFSKALNPNMTVLALEGSFASVLGGAPAAAVVFAGEVNARTAADQRVRSLSEKLSGATGAERAALAAELAEVRSSVRAEKLGAVASEFDGVHSIERAVKVGSVDAIISAAEMRPRIIEAIERGLAKQ; encoded by the coding sequence GTGTTCAGTCGTGTCGCCATCGTCAACCGCGGAGAAGCCGCGATGCGGCTCATCCACGCCGTCCGCGAGCTTTCGGCGGAGACCGGACAGCGGATCGAGACCGTCGCTCTCTACACGGATGCGGACCGGTCGGCGACGTTCGTGCGGGAAGCCGACCTCAGCCACAACCTGGGGCCCGCGTCGGCGCGTCCCTATCTGGACTTCGCCGTGCTGGAGCGGGCGCTGACCGAGACCGGGGCCGACGCGGCCTGGGTCGGTTGGGGCTTCGTGGCCGAGGATCCGGCCTTCGCCGAGCTGTGTGAGCGGCTGGGTGTCACCTTCATCGGCCCGAGCGCGGACGCGATGCGCCAGCTCGGCGACAAGATCGGCGCGAAACTGATCGCCGAAGAGGTCGGCGTGCCGGTGGCGCCGTGGAGCCGCGGCGCCGTCGCGGACCTCGACGCGGCCATCAAGGCGGCCGAGGAGATCGGCTATCCGCTGATGCTCAAGGCGACCGCCGGCGGTGGCGGCCGCGGTATCCGCGTCATCACCTCCGCCGACGAACTCGAGGACGCCTACGAGCGCACCAGTCTGGAGGCCGAGCGGGCCTTCGGCAGCGGCGTCGTGTTCCTGGAGCGCCTGGTCACCGGCGCCCGGCACGTCGAGGTCCAGGTCATCGCCGACGGCCAGGGCACCGCGTGGGCGCTCGGCGTCCGCGACTGTTCGGTGCAGCGCCGCAACCAGAAGATCATCGAGGAGTCCGCTTCCCCGGTGCTGAGCCCCGAGCAGGCCGACGAGCTCAAGCGGTCCGCCGAGCGGCTCGCGCTCGCGGTCGACTATCGCGGCGCCGGCACGGTCGAGTTCCTCTATCACCCCGGCGACAAGCTGTTCGCCTTCCTCGAGGTCAACACCCGCCTGCAGGTCGAACACCCGATCACCGAGCTGACCACCGGCATGGACCTGGTCAAGGCCCAGCTGCACGTCGCTTCCGGCGGCAAACTCGAAGGCCCCCAGCCCGCCGAGTTCGGTCACGCCGTCGAGGCGCGGCTCAACGCCGAGGACCCGGATCGCGACTTCGCGCCGTCGCCCGGCCGCATCGCGCGTCTGGACCTGCCCTCCGGACCCGGCATCCGTGTCGACACCGGGGTCAGCGAGGGCGACACGATCCCGGCCGACTTCGACTCGATGATCGCGAAGATCATCGCCTACGGCCGCGACCGCGACGAGGCGCTCGGCCGTCTGCGCCGCGCGATGGCGCAGACCACGGTCATCATCGAAGGCGGCGCGACCAACAAGAGTTTCGTCCTCGACCTGCTCGACCAGCCCGAGGTGATCGACGGCAGCGCCGACACCGGCTGGATCGACCGGGTCCGCGGCGAAGGCAAGCTGGTCACCCACCGTCATTCGGCGATCGCGCTCGCGGCCGCCGCGATCGAGGCCTACGAGGACGAGGAAGCCGTTGAGCGCCAGCGGCTTCTCTCCACCGCGCACGGTGGCCGCCCGCAGGTGCAGCACGAGAGCGGCCGTCCGCTCGACCTCAAGCTACGCGGCGCCGCGTACCGCGTGAGCGTGGCCAGGATCGGACACCGCAGGTTCCGCGTCGGCGTCTCCGCGGGCGGAGACATCCACCCCGCCGACGTCGAGGTCGACCGGTTCGACGAGCACACCGGCCAGATCACCGTCAACGGCACCCGGTTCCGCCTGGTCACCGGCACGCACGGGCCGATCCACCTGGTCGAGGTCGACGGCGTCACCCACCGCATCAGCCGCGACGAGGGCGGCGTCGTCCGCTCCCCCGCGCCCGCGCTCGTCGTCGCGACGCCGCTCGAGGTCGGCGCGGAGGTCGAGGCGGGCGCACCCGTGCTGGTGTTGGAGAGCATGAAGATGGAGACGGTGCTTCGCGCGCCGTTCCGCGCGAAGCTGCGTGAGTGCGTCGTCTCGGTCGGCAGCCAGGTCGAGACCGGCGCTCCCCTGCTGCGGCTCGAGCCACTGGCCGACGGAGACGAAGAGGCCGCCGAGGACACCGGCAGCGTCGAGATCGAGCTGCCCGTCGAACCGGACGGCGCGTCGGCGACGCAGAGGATCACGCGGGGGCAGCAGGATCTGCGCAGCCTCCTGCTCGGCTTCGACGTCGACCCGCACGACGAGCGCCGCACACTCAGCGCCTATCTGGCCGCCCGCGACGAGGTGGAGGCCAACGGCGACCGCCCGTTGGAGGGTGAGGTCGAACTGCTGACCGTGTTCGCCGACCTCTCCGAGCTGATCCGCAACAAGCCGGCGCGCGAAGAGGCCAAGACGGACACCCGGGTGCACAGCGCCCGCGAGTTCTTCCACACGTACCTGCAGAGCCTCGACGTGGAACGCGCCGGACTGTCGGAGTCGTTCCAGAACAAGCTCAAGAAGGTACTGGCGCACTACGGCATCGACGATCTGGAGCGGACGCCGGAGCTGGAGGAGGCGGTTTTCCGTATCTTCCTCGCCCAGCAGCGGACCGCTTCCGACGTCGCGATCGTCACCGCGCTGCTGCGGCAGTGGCTCACCGAGGCGCAGCCGTTCGAGTCGATGCGCGAACCGGCGGGCAAGGCGCTGGAACAGCTCATCGCCGCGACCCAGCTCCGCTTCCCGGTGGTCAGCGACCTCGCGCGCAGCGTGGTGTTCCGCTGGTTCGCCCAGCCGCTGCTCCGCCGCACCCGCGCCGAGGTCTACAGCGAGGTCCGCAAGCATCTGCGCCACCTCGACAGGCACCCGGATTCGCCGGACCGCGCCGAGCGGATCGCGAGCATGCTGGCCAGCGCGCAACCGCTGGTGCGCCTGCTCGGACAGCGGATCGGTCGTCCCGGCACCGATCACACCCCGCTGCTCGAAGTACTGAGCCGCCGCTACTACGGCAACCGCGCGCTCACCGGCGTCGGCCAGGTCACCGTCGGCGGCTGCACCTTCGTCACCGGTGACTACACCGACGAGGACGAGCGGTTCCACATGGCCACCACCGCCGTCGACCGCGCCGGGCTGCCCGGGGCGATCAAGGCTGTCGCCGATCTCGCCGCCGGGCTGCCCGCCGACAGCGATGTCGAGGCCGATCTCTATCTGACCTGGGACGACGAGTCGGCCGACGACGACGTGATGGCGGCAGGGCTGCGTGAGGTCCTCACGGCCGAGTCGCTGCCGAGCCGGATCCGGCGCATCACCACCACGGTCGCCGGGCACAGCGGCGCGGTGATGCACCACCACTTCACCTTCCGCCCGTCCTCGACAGGCTTCAGCGAGGAGCGGCTGATCCGCGGTCTCCACCCGCTGATCGCCCAGCGGATGCAGTTGCAGCGGCTGGCGAACTTCGACCTGACGCGGCTGCCGTCCGGCGACGAGGACGTCTACCTGTTCAAGTGTGTCGCGCCGATGAACCCGTCGGACCAGCGGCTGGTCGCGCTCGCCCAGGTCCGTGACCTGACCCCGTTGCGGGACAACGACGGCAAACTGCTGGCCCTGCCCGCGGTCGAGGGCACGCTCGCGGGCTGCCTCGACGCGATCCGCGAAGTACAGGCGAAGCTTCCGCCGAAGAAGCGCTTCGACACCAACCGGATCATGCTGTACGTGTGGCCGACCAGTGAACTCACCGGCGAGGAGCTGAACACGGTCGCGCAGCGCGTGCAGCCGTCGACGGCGGGCGCGGGTCTCGAAGAGGTCCAGTTCCTCGGCAGGCAGCGCGACCGAGTGACCGGTGACGTAGCCGAGGTCGCCGTGCGGATTGGCTACGACGTCAGCGGCGGCGTGCAGATGTCGCTGTCCGAGCCCACGACCGAGCCGATCCTCCCGCTCGACGACTACCACCAGAACGTCCTGCGGGCCCGCCGTCGCGACACGGTGTACCCGTACGAGCTGACCAAGATGCTCGGTTCGTTCACCGAGTACGACATGGATGACAGCAACACGCTCGTCCCGGTCGACCGGAAGAAGGGGCGCAACACGGCGGCGATCGTCGCCGGTGTGGTGACCACGCCGACCGAGCGTCACCCGGAGGGCGTCAAACGCGTCGTGCTGCTGGGAGACCCGACGAAGGCTCTCGGCGCGCTTTCGGAGCCGGAGTGCTCGCGGGTGATCGCGGCACTGGACCTCGCCGAGCGGCTGCGGGTCCCGCTGGAGTGGTACGCGCTCTCGGCGGGCGCCCGGATCTCGATGGAGTCCGGTACCGAGAACATGGACTGGGTCGCGGCCGCGCTCAAGCGGATCGTGCACTTCACCCAGGACGGCGGCGAGATCAACATCGTCGTGGCCGGGATCAACGTCGGCGCCCAGCCGTACTGGAACGCCGAAGCGACGATGCTCATGCACACCAAGGGAATCCTGGTGATGACGCCGGATTCCGCGATGGTGCTGACCGGCAAGCAGTCACTCGACTTCTCCGGTGGCGTCTCGGCCGAGGACAACTTCGGCATCGGCGGCTACGACCGGGTCATGGGCCCGAACGGGCAGGCGCAGTACTGGGCGCCGAACCTCGCCGCGGCCCGCGACGTGCTGATGTCGCACTACGACCACACTTACGTGGCGCCGGACGAGACCGGCCCGCGCAAGGCGGTCACGAACGACCCGATCGACAGGGACGTCTCGCCGTTCCCGCACGCGGCCGTCGACAGCGACTTCACCACGGTCGGCCAAATCTTCTCGCGGGAAGCCAACCCGGACCGCAAAAAGCCGTTCGACATCCGCACCGTGATGCGCGCGCTGTCCGACCAGGACCACCCGGTGCTGGAGCGCTGGCCGGGCATGGCCGACGCGGAGACCGCGGCCGTCCAGGACGTGCACCTCGGCGGGCGTCCGGTGTGCCTGCTCGGCATCGAGTCGCGTTCGGTGCCCCGCCGCGGGTTCCCTCCCACCGACGGCCCGGACACCTACACCGCGGGCACGCTGTTCCCGCGTTCGTCGAAGAAGGCCGCACGGGCGATCAACGCGGCCAGCGGCAACCGGCCGCTGGTGGTGCTGGCGAACCTGTCCGGCTTCGACGGTTCGCCGGAGTCGATGCGGAAGCTGCAGCTGGAGTACGGCGCGGAGATCGGCCGGGCGATCGTCAACTTCGAGGGCCCGATCGTGTTCACGGTGATCTCGCGGTATCACGGCGGCGCGTTCGTGGTCTTCTCGAAGGCCCTGAACCCGAACATGACGGTGCTGGCGCTGGAAGGCTCGTTCGCTTCGGTGCTCGGCGGCGCGCCCGCCGCGGCGGTCGTGTTCGCCGGTGAGGTCAACGCGCGGACCGCGGCGGATCAGCGGGTGCGGTCGCTGTCGGAGAAGCTCAGCGGGGCGACCGGTGCCGAACGGGCCGCGCTGGCCGCGGAGCTGGCCGAGGTCCGGTCGTCGGTGCGGGCCGAGAAGCTGGGCGCGGTCGCGTCCGAGTTCGACGGTGTGCACAGCATCGAGCGCGCGGTGAAGGTCGGTTCGGTGGACGCGATCATCAGCGCGGCCGAGATGCGGCCGCGCATCATCGAGGCGATCGAGCGGGGTCTCGCGAAGCAGTAA
- a CDS encoding acyl carrier protein, with protein sequence MTTETVSPETVLADLTVMLRELLEEYGLDDAEIGRDTKFHDDLELESIDLVTLSGVLRDHYGDEVNFAEFIAERELDEIIALTVGELVDHVVDSLAGKA encoded by the coding sequence ATGACCACTGAAACCGTGTCGCCCGAGACGGTCTTGGCCGACCTCACCGTGATGCTGCGCGAACTGCTCGAGGAGTACGGGCTGGACGACGCGGAGATCGGGCGGGACACGAAGTTCCACGACGACCTCGAACTGGAGAGCATCGACCTCGTCACGCTGTCCGGCGTGCTGCGGGACCACTACGGCGACGAGGTCAACTTCGCCGAGTTCATCGCGGAACGCGAACTGGACGAGATCATCGCGCTGACCGTCGGCGAACTGGTCGACCACGTCGTCGATTCCCTGGCCGGGAAGGCCTGA